The region AGCCACATCTGTACTGGCAATGATTTGATTCTTGAATGCCGCTGTACCAAAGAATGCTGTTGCCTGATCATTGGTAATGGCACCAGCTCCCCGAACGGGCGTGTTCATGTTGGCAAGTACAAGACCACGCAATTGCATAGCGCCACTTGTTGCATTGTCCAATGTACCGGTTGTGCCCGTTGGCGCGTCCAGACGAAGTCCTTCCGGATAGCCTACCATCAACGAGTTGAAAATACTGAGCGATGTATTCCGACGGAGGTGCATAGCCGACTGGAAGGGTCCACTGCCTTTTGGCGAAGCAGCACTCGAAGGTGTACCACTGAAGACGAAGTTACTCATGTTGGCAAACACACCACCCGTAAGCGGTAAGCCTGCGTTTGGACCAGTGGCGGGCAAGCCGGGGTTAAAGTTATCCGATTCAAATCCGTTCGAAGCTGATTGGTCAGCTACTTCAGGATCGCGAAGCGCAACGCCATACTGAACTTTACCAGACCAGCCCCAGTCGGTATCCCAATCATCATCAAAACCACGTAGGGCAATGAGGTATTTTGCATTTACCGTACCGCCAAACCATTCGTATGAATCATCACCACTGTACGATACCTGAATGTGATCCAGTGTTGTACCAGCACCAACACCGTACATGGTCAGACCGTTAATTTCACTGTTGGCAAGCAGGGCAATACCGCCAAACTCAATCCGTACGTACTGCATAACACCCGAGTTGTCATTCACATCCGAGTAGGTACCCAGTGTTCCCGGAATTCCGCCTTCAAAGGCTGTTGCGCCAGGTTGGTTAGTTGGTGCTTTACCGATCAGAACAACACCGCCCCAGTCGCCATAACTACGAGAGCCAGCCGCTTTGTTCGATGTGAACACGATGGGTGCACTGGCTGTACCGGCTGCGTTGATCTTGGCACCTGCCTGAATAATCAGCGTTGCGCCTTTCTGCTGCCCTGATGGGTCAACATCTTTGCCGCCCCCTTTAATAACGGTTCCGGGTTCGATGGTTAACGTAGCCGGTGCTTTTACATTGACAAAGCCTTTCAGATAATAAATGTTGTTGGCTGTCCATTTTTGATCAGAGGTGATATCACCTGTTACATCAACAACTGGTTTATTTCCCAATTGAAACGCTGTAGTGCTGGTTACTGTAGCACCACCCGATGTAACCGCAATGGGTGTACCTGCGTTAGCTGGTACAACAACGGTCAACGACGTCGTCGAAGCACCCGTTACAGTTGCCGGAACACCGCCAAAGGTAACCGTGTTGCTGGCAGGTGTGGCATTGAAGGCCGTACCCGTAATAACAACTGTTGAGCCAGCCGGAGCAGATGATGGCGTAAAACTGGTGATGCTCAGAACAGGAGCTGGTGTATCCTCATTTTTACAGGACATTACCACCACAAACAGGCCAAGTACCAACGCCACTAACACGGAGGTTGGACGGCGTAATTGAGAAACGTGCATAAACATTGTGTTTTGTTAATCAGGTATTATCTAGGTTGTATTCGTATTCAGCTTAAGGGATGACTGTCCGGCGGCCAAACGTGTAAATAGCGCTGACCGTATAGTAGCTACCCCGCTTGAACTTGCGAAGCATCTGGTCGGCACCAGCCGTTTGGGAAGTTACGTCGCTCCCGATTTTGCCATCCCGGTTGAAATCCTGCGCGAACCGTACGTACTGGTTCAGGAGGTCCTGCACACCAAATCGCAGCTCAAGCTTTTTGTTAAACTGCTTGGTAAGGTTGAGGTCGATCACGTTCCGGGGCATTTCGTACACCGTTGGGTTTTGGCTGTTACCCACCGTGAAAATCCGCTGACCGAAAACGTTGTACAACACGTTCCACTGCCAGCCTGAATTAGGTGCGGCATAATAAACACCCGCGTTGATGAGGTAAGGCGACTGCCCGGCGAGCGCCCGTTTGGTATCCGCAATGCCGCGAATATCGTATTGCTGAATGGTGCCGCTCAGGTCGGGAGCCGTTACGATGTCACCCACATTCACCTGACTCTTAATGAGCGAAACGTTACCGACTACCGACAGGTTTTGCAGGAACGCACTGGCCGAATTCTGGAAACCTTTACGGAACTCCAGTTCTACGCCGTAATTCTGCGCCGACTGAGCATTGGTGAACGTATAGGCAAGGCCATTGCCCTGAAACAACAGGTACGACTCGATGGGGTTTGTAAAATGCTTGTAGAAACCCGTTACCGAAATCAACTCATTGGGGCTTGGATAAAACTCCCACTTGGCATCGAGGTTCTGAATCTTCGCCGTCGTGAGGGTCGTGTTACCCTGAATATCAGCAAGCAGGTTGAAGTCGTAGTAATTGAACGGAGCCAACTCCCGGAACTCAGGCCGGTTTACGGACGAGGAGTAAGCAAAACGAAGGTTTGTACGGTCGCTCAGCTTGTATGTAAAGTTGACCGATGGCAGCGGACTGAAAATTTTGTTGTTTACAAGCCGGGTATCCACACCGTTTAGTTTGGATGTGATACCCTGGTCATTATATTCCCCCCGGAAGCCAAGCGTCAGGTTAGCGTTCGGACCAAAGTATACGTCGCCACTAACGTAGCCAGCCAGGTAGGTATTCTGACCTTTGTAAGCATCGCGGTCGCGGGTACCGTCCAGCATGGAGAAGCTTCCTTGCGAACCCGTTACGTTTTCCGGCGCGAATGCAGTGGCTATATCACGTTGTTTAGCAGCCGACGCACTACCAACGGCCTGGTAACCGTAGAAATGAGCGGCATAGTCGCGATTCTTTTGTTCGGCATACACGCCAAACCGGATTTTGTTCGGCTCCCGATCAGTTGGGTTGCCGAAGGTGTGCTCACCATTGGCGATGGCCGAAATCACATACTCGTGTAATTTAGAGTTGAACCGGCCTACTTCCGTTGGCGTCGGGTCGTTTGGCGTAGCAATCAGGAATGGTGCAGGCTGACCATCACTACCGGTTGTACCGGTTGGGCGCAGGTAGCGAGCCCGTTTCCAGTCAGGCTCCCAGCGACCGGTATAGCCAAAGCTACCCACCCAATTGATTTTGGTAAGCGGACTGATGCTGTGCTCACCCGCCAGTTGCGTGGTCAGGATACTGCGGTTTTCAAAACGCTCCGAAAAGCTACGAACGTCATACCCTTCGGCCACCTGCGCACCTGTACGAACTACAGTTTCGGTGGTGCTCAACTGGTTAAATAATGTTTTCCATTCCAGCGTAAAGCCGGGCGAGAAACGCGCCGACCAGTTATGAAGAAGCCCCAGGCGGGTCTGGCGAGCGTAGTTGGCATCGTTATACTGCTGGGTAATGGCGTTGGCAATGGTTCCATTATCGTACAGCTTAAGGTCAATATTCGAAAACTGATTCGTCATCGAATAGTTGATACTCGTCAGATTGCTCACCCGTACATCGCCCACGTCGAATCGGCGGCCCAGGTTCAGAGCAAATCGAATATCAGGCGATAAGGTCAAGTCTTTCAACGCCCAGGTGTTCGGCAGCAGTCTGGCATAAGCCGCCCGCTGTAAGGGGTTCAGCGCGTTAAAATCAGCGGATCGGGCCGGGAAACTGGTTGGAATCTGCTGGCTGGCATCCCAAAGGCCCAATGCGTTTAAGCCAGAACGGGTTTGTGATTGTACCGTCTGGAAGGTGGTGTTGCCCCGGTAGCCCAGGGTTAACCCGGCATCCATGAAGTTCTGGTCAGGACGACGTTTTGTATATATTTTGACAATACCACCGGCAAAATCACCCGGCAGCTCAGCCGATCCTGATTTGTAGACGATCATCCGGTCGATGATGTTGCTGGGCACCAAATCAAAGGAGAATGAACGAGTATCAACTTCTGTAGAAGGCGTAATAACATCGTTGATCAGTACCGAATTATAACGGGCCGCTAACCCGCGAATCAGAACGAAGCGATTATCAACGATACTAACACCCGGCACCCGACGAATGGCCGCTGCGGCATCACGATCCTGCGATTTCTGTATCTGCTGCGCCGAAATACCAACGGCAATGGGCTTCAGCTGCTTAATTTCGGTGATAACGGCAATTTCGGTGTTGGTCGCCTTATTGGCCCGGACAACCACTTCCTGAAGGGAGGTTCCTTCTTCATCCAGTTCGGTATCAATAGCGGTAGTGTTTCCCGATTCAACCCGAACATTAGGGATCTCCCGAGTTTTGTAGGAGACGTATGAAATAACAATTTTGTGCGTACCAGCCGGAACATTGGCCAGATTAAAGTGCCCTTCAATGTCGGTAGTTCCCCCGATCTGGGTGCCGTCTACGCGGACGGTACAGCCTATAAGAGATTCTTTTGTTTTTCCGTCTTTAACGGTTCCCTGAACTGTACCCGTCTGGGCAAATACAGCTGTAGACAGCAGGGAGAAAAGTACAAGTAATAGATTGCGGTTCATTTTTAGTTTTGGTATCGCTTTTAAGCGCTGCAAAACTACCCGCCTAGTATTACCTCAATATTACACGAATATTAACTTTTGAGAGGTCGTTAATAACACAACCGATTGATAACCAAATGTATGCCCAAAGCGTAGTTAAGTACTTTTCCATAAAGACAACTTAGCATTTACCATACATAATTTTGAGGACTCTACCTTTTTGTTATTTTAATTTTGATCCAAAAAAGCCTACAAGAGTAATACGTTCTACCTTTAGTCTATATACGTGATTATTTCCGACTATCAAACTAAAAGAGCCAAATCATAATAACTACCTGAAAGTTAGCTACTTGAATAGAAAAGTGGCCGGATAAAGACAAATGGAGTCTTTACCCGGCCAACCCGATGCCTTAACATTGACTTAACAAACCGCAACCGACTAAACGTAAATTTTGCCCGGCAGACAGTTCCGCCTTTCAACCTGCTTTTTGTTGTATCAGGCTTACCTCAAAACAAGTTCCAGCACCAGGGGCCGAGGTAACCGTGATCTTTCCGTTCAATGTGTCCACAAGATGTTTGACCAGAGGAAGGCCAAAACCATAACCAGCCTCTCCAGCAGTTCCATTACTCGAACGGCCCTGTCCGTTGAGTATCTCGGTTAATTTTTCGCTCGTCATACCAACGCCCGAATCCTGAACAGTAAGGCTAAGAACATTGTGTAAGCCCTCAAGTTTCAACCTGGTGTTGACCTGCACCGATCCACCTTCCGGCGTAAACTTGATGGCATTGGAAATTAGATTCCCCACAATCTGTACAACTTTATTCCGTGAAAAGGGAATTAACTCCGTTGAGGCCTCAGTCGAAACGGAGAAGTGAACTCCTTTGGCGAGTGCCTGCGGGCCATACAGCTTTTCCAGGCCAGCTTTTAATTTCGCCTGATGGAAGACCTCTATTTGATGAGACGTTTCATTTTCGTGCTTCCACTTATCATCGTTGACCAGAATTTCATCTGCCAGTTCGAGCAGTGATTTACTGCTCATTTGGATCATCTGAATAAAATCCAGTATCTCTTTGAGTTTAAAACTGTCTCCCCCGTTGGTAACGAGTTGAGCCATGCTGATAATTCCGCCTAAAGGTCCCCGAATGTCGTGCGCGGCCCGTTTTCGGGATTCGTTAAGCTCAGATGCCTGCCGTTTTAGATACTGAATTTCCCGAATTGCGTTCAGGCGGCTAACGACCTCGGCCGCTATTATCCGTAGCAGTTCGACTTTCTCCGGATCAAGTTCCTTTGTGTTTGTATCGAGTACGCAGAGCGCGCCAAGGTTGTGGCCATTACTCGATTTTAACGGTATGCCAAAGTAATACCGTAAATGAGGATCGTCGGCTACATAAAATTGCTCTGAAAAACGGCTGTCGAGTCGTAAGTCTTTGACTTCAAAACTGTCGGGTTCCAGAATGGTATACTGGCAAACGGAGTTTTCACGAGGCATGGAGTCCAGATCCAGTCCATGATTGGTAACCGTCCATTGCGTATAGGAATCAATGAGATTGATCAGGGAGATTTCCGTCCCAGTTACTTTGGCCGCCAGCTTGGTAAGGTCTTTAAATTTGTCTTTAAGCCCGGAATAATCCAGATCAAGATCGGCCAGATCAACAAGTCGTTGAAATTCGTTTTCAGGAACTATGTAGTTCGGTTTCATTTTCTACGAAGAAGTACAGTACGGTTTTTTGTGATATCATTTACATATACGTTGAGTTATCGTAAATATATTAGCAAGAATAATAATTATACCACATGGACCTACTATTTAACCTATTATTTATATAGAATTTAATATTGCCACTAATTCGAGGCTGCTCAGACTTGCCTAAATTAGGTTTATCAATAAGGGGCAATGGCTGATTTGTGTTTCGGAATAGACTTACCCGCGTCGGGAAAAGAAAACAGCCAGCGCAACGCGCTGGCCTTTCCGGCGACACCAATATAAGAATTTCACTTGCCGCTTTTAGGCGGCTATCAATGCAGTAAAGGTAACCGCTCCGTGTTATATGAATATTATGGCACGATTACGCTAACGTTATATATATAGTAACCACCAGACTTAGTCGACTATTCCATTTTGTGGGCTGTTGTTCCCTTCGCGTTTCTGTTGCCAGAATCCGTTGACGAAGGTGTACCGAATTTGCGTTCCCTTCATCAGCAGAAAGGTAGGAATCTGCTCCAATTGAAGCGGTTGTGCCGGAGCGTCCCCCTCATGCAACAAATGCACCGCCTGGCTAGGCTGCCCCACTCCGTCAACCTGTTTTACCCTGAACAACACAATACCGTCGCGCCGAAGGGCTGGCAGGTCGAGGTTATCCAAATCGGCAGCGGAGTTGAGCACATCCGAATACGTTTTCGCCGGAACGAGCGTCAGGCCGGTGGCGTCGATTTCATTCAGCCCATGAAAGGTCGATAAATCACCAATATCTTCCACACTGCTCTTGTATTGAAACGATCTGGCATCCTTGTCGTTGACTTCACTATAATTGATACCTACATCGACTGTCACCGGCCGCCCTTCACGCACGACCGTCGCGTTGCGAATGAGCACGTCGAACAGCGCGCGGCCGTTCTCGGGAATGGCCTGATACTCGGCGATGCCTTCCTGCCGGTACGATCCATCAGCAATGGACTTAAGCGCCGACAGAATGGCGACGAAGTTGAGCCGTCGAATTGTCATTTTTTCCGAGTCACCTTTAAACCCACCCGACTCGATAAGAATAAGGGTTGTTCCCCACTTCTGGATGTTATCCCCAAAGGCTCTGGGTTCAAACTCATCGTCGTAACGCGCCACCTGCCCCGGTATAAACTGCTGCAACACGCGATTCATGCCCGTAATGAGCTGCATAGACCGCTGGCGTACATCATTGATATTCCGATCCTCGTCGTAGGCCGTGGCCAGAAACGACACTACGGCCTGCTTGCCGCTTTTGCCGACGCTGTAGCGCGGGTTCTGGTCGTGCAGGTTAAAGCCGACAAGTGGCTTGAGCGTTTGCTGCATCTGTTTTAGCAAGGCACCTTCCGGCGTTTGCAGCCGTAGAGCGTCGCGGTTCATATCAATGTCCGTTGCCGTCCGGCGCTGGAAACGCTCGGCTCCGTCAGGATTGAGCATCGGGACAAAATACAAGGTCGTTTTGTCTAGAATAGTCTGTCGAAAGGCGTCGAAGCCATCATTTTTGGCCTGAAAGAAATTGAAAATATCGAACAGCGCCATGGTGGCCGTGGCCTCATCGCCGTGCATCTGGCTCCAGAGCAACACCTTTGTTGTGCCCGTGCCAGCCTTGACCTGATAAATGGCTCGTTTCTCCAGCGACTCGCCTACCTGGCTAACTGACAGCGGTTGGCCAACTGCCTGCAAAACGGGAAGTATATCGGCATGTTTGAATCGCCGGTGAGTGAAGGATTTTTCCTTGTAGGTATCGTGGGCGTCGTGCAGCCGACGGGCTTCTTCCTGGGCGAGCAAATGCGTTGAAATCATCAGAAATAAAGGGAGAAAGAGGAGTAGCTTCATGCTGTTTTTTGTCCAAGCCATAGCCCGCCAGCCGAAGCCAGTAAACATAGGCTTACATTAAGGCCAATATTAATCAGTGCGGCTCCCGGCCGGTTACTTTGCAGAAGCACGACGGTATCGTTACTAAAACTGGAGAAGGTACTAAGCCCTCCGCAAAAGCCGACTCCTAGCAGCAGCCGCAGGTCGTCGCCCACAGCCCGGCTCAGCACCCAGCCCATCACCGCGCCCAGTACAAAACTGGCCACTACATTGACAACCAGAATCGGCGTAGGGAAAGACGTTCCCAGGAGCGTGGCCGGCATGAGCCTGCCAGTAGCATACCGAAGCAGACTACCAGCCCCACCGCCCAAAAAAACCAGTATGTACGGATTCATTAGTAGAAATCTCATGTAGTGCCGACCGTCGATGCGTCGAACCGTCCCGGTCGGGTGTAAAGCAATTAGCAACTAGCCCGACCGGGACGGTCGGCATTATAAGATCAAAAACCAAACATACAAAAAACCGCCACGCTGAACGACGGATGGGCCGCTACAATCGCAAATGGGCCGTTTTTTTCGCTATCATTGTGAAATACCCCAATCCGAAACGTTGCCCTCACCGCCCGACTATGGCCCAAAATCAACTCAAGAAATTATTAGGCGTCGGTTTCGGCGTGGCCGTTACGATTGGCGGCACTATTGGCACCGGTATTTTGCGGAAGCCTGGTCCGATTGCACAGGACATCGGCAACCCGGTTTTGATCATTGCCGTCTGGCTGATTGTCGGTGTGTATGCACTGGCGGGGTCGCTCTCGGTTATGGAACTTGGCACGATGCTGCCTAAAGCCGGTGGCTGGTATGTGTATGCCCGGCGGGCGTTTGGCAATTACGCGGGCTTTATCATCGGCATCAGCAGCTGGCTCGGCAGCGTGTCGGCCATGGCCTTTGGGGCGGCTGTTATGAGCGAATACATCAGCCTGATGGCCCCTTCTATGGTTGATTATCAAAAGATTATTGCCATCAGTATTCTGGCTGCTTTTGTGGCCTTTCACTCCATTGGCGTACGCCTGGCGAGCCGGGCGCAGGAAGTCATGAGCGTGCTGAAGGGCGTTGGCCTGCTGGTGTTCGTTGTCGTTTGCTTCGTCGTCAAACCCGATCAGCCGGTGGCGGCTTCTGCCGAAACCATCCGACCACTGGCCGAAGGGGGCGTTTGGCTGGGTGTGCTGGCGGCTCTACAAGCCGTTTTTTATACCTATGATGGCTGGCACACCGCGGCCTATTTCACCGAAGAAGACGTCGACCCCAGCCGGAACCTCCCCCGTTCCATGATTAGCGGGGTGCTGCTGATTATCGGTATTTACGTACTGGTCAATCTGGCCCTGCTGTACGTGTTGCCCGTGTCAGCATTGGCGGGTACGAAACTTCCGGCGGCCGATGCCGTGCAGGTGCTGTTCGGGCCGGGCAGTGCGCAGGTCGTTACTTTTCTGCTGATGATTTCCATTATGGGGATCATCAACGCCCAGATCATGTTCAACCCCCGTGTTATCTTCGCGATGGGCCGCGACGGGCTCTTTTTCCGCTTCGTGACCCAGGTCAATTCGGGCGGTACCCCATTGAACGCCACGCTGCTGACAGCCGGTGCTTCCATCCTGATGATTCTGACCAACACTTACAGCAAACTTTCAGACATTGCCACCTTCTTTTTTGTGCTCTGTTACGCGTCGGCTTTTGCGGCCCTGATTCGCCTGCGCCAAACCGAGCCGGAACTTGACCGTCCCGTACGTGCCTGGGGCTACCCCTTTTCAACCTGGACGCTGCTCCTTGCCTCCTTGGCTTTTCTGTTTGGCGTAGTTATCGGCGATTTTTCCAGCAGTATGTATGCACTCGGCTTTATTGCCGTAAGCTACCCCGTATATTTATTCATAAAAAAATAACCGGACGGCTACTATCCGCGTACGTTCGATCTGACCAAAGAGTTTAACGCCGTAAGCGTTCTGAATCTGTTCGGTATTCTGGGTTGGGGTATCGACGTGGCCACCGGTGCCGTCATGAAATACGACCAGAAGGCGTATTCGATGGAACTGGAAAAGAAGAAAGAGACGAATTGAGCCTTATTCTCCGCACACTTTGCGGAGAATAATTACTCTAATCACTGCATTCAGCAAATAACAACTTAAAACCGCTCGTGGACTTCCTTGAGTAACTCGGCGGTTCGTCGGCGCATTTCGCTGACGGTCTGGGTGAAATTGTTGTGCATGATACTGAAATACAGCAGCCTGTTCCGCTTTGTCAGCACATAACCGCTTAAGTTATACACGCCGGTCATGGAGCCGGATTTGGCGAACACGTACGGCTTCCCCTTCATATCCAGGCTCTTTAGCGTACCCGACTGACCAGCGGCTGGCAACAAGGCAAATAACCGTTGTTGCGGCACCCTGGCATAAATCCGACTGAGCAGATCAATCAGCACATTGGGTGTAAACTGGTTATATCTTGACAAACCCGAGCCGTCGACCCAGCGGGCCGAACCCTTGAACGTAGTCGTATGCTGGAGACTGTCGGCAGTTCGGCGTAATTCAGCCAGTGGATCAAGCGGCCCTGTGCTGTGTTCGGTGGAGGCCATGAACAGGACTTGTTCCGCAAATTGATTATCGCTCACGAAGAGCATCCGTTTGTAGAGTGAATCCGTCGACGAGCCCCGTAATAGCCGGGCGTTCGCTACTATGGGCATCTTAACAACGCCTACCGCCCGATGTAGCGTATCGGCAAGCAACTGAGCCGCTAATTCACCCGACCATCGAAAGGGCACATCCTGCCGTTTGACTTTGTCATTAGCCGGACGCACAAACTGGTTTCCAAACTCAGTTCGATACACGCCACCCGGCGCATCGGCCACGGTGTGGGTACTATCGGTAAACCGGGCGGGGCTTGTTTTCCCGGCAGAAAACCGCACCACGTTGCCGTAAACAGGAAGGGGGGCCAGTTCAGCCGAGTAATCGTCGTTATAATCGTCCCAGGCCCAGCCCGGCCCAAAACGGGGGCCGGTGTAGTTGGCTGGTGAGAAGAACAGCCGCTCCGGCCGACTCCGTAGAAAAGCCAGGGCTGTGGTATCCGGCAAATCGGGATGGAGGAGTAACGGATTGCCCGTCCCCCAGAAAATCAGCGAATCGTTCCGGGTAATGTACCGAAGGGTGGGTAATGAGTCGTGCAGGGAGAGCAGACCCGCATAAAAGCTGAACAGTTTAGTATTCGACGCGGGCGTAAACGGTTTGTCGGCGTTATGCTGAATCAACGCCCGTTTCTGACCGGGATCATACAAGGCTACACCGGTAAAATGATCGGTATAAGTCGGGCTGGTTTGCAGTTCACGACTCATTCGCCGGGCGGGCGAGCAACCAATGACTGTTAGTAAAAAAACAAGAAATAAGATTGATTTCATACCTGTCTGGGCCAAGCTCCAGCTTGGCCTTAGCTCTCCATTCTGGTATACAAGGCCAAGCTGGAGCTTGGCCCAGACAAGTGGTTTACTTTTTAACGAGCTGTTCGCCCGGAAGCAACCACACACCCCGCGCTGACTGCCCGTAAAAGGATGTGCCGAACGGAACTTCCTGCCGACGAACTTTCCCGTTTTTCAACCGCACCGTAACCGCTGTAGTAGCCGCATCGACCGGGGTGAACGTTTGCGGCTGTTGCACGGCAAACAGCCGCAGCGGGCCTCTATTTTCGGTAACGGCCAGCAGCGGATGCCCCTGGGCATCGGGCAGGCTGACGAGCGCTTTGGCGTTACCCGGTGCGTAGAAGCCAGACTGAGCAATGGTTAGCGGCTTAAATCCACCCTTGCCGTCGCCTTTCAGCACGAGTCCATTAAAGGCATCCATGCGTCCGGCTACCAGATCGCTGCCGTGTTCGTTGCCAACCAGCACGGCATCCAGATTCCCGTCGCCGTCAACATCCTGCG is a window of Spirosoma linguale DSM 74 DNA encoding:
- a CDS encoding peptidase S13 D-Ala-D-Ala carboxypeptidase C (PFAM: peptidase S13 D-Ala-D-Ala carboxypeptidase C~KEGG: son:SO_2394 penicillin-binding protein 4) is translated as MSRELQTSPTYTDHFTGVALYDPGQKRALIQHNADKPFTPASNTKLFSFYAGLLSLHDSLPTLRYITRNDSLIFWGTGNPLLLHPDLPDTTALAFLRSRPERLFFSPANYTGPRFGPGWAWDDYNDDYSAELAPLPVYGNVVRFSAGKTSPARFTDSTHTVADAPGGVYRTEFGNQFVRPANDKVKRQDVPFRWSGELAAQLLADTLHRAVGVVKMPIVANARLLRGSSTDSLYKRMLFVSDNQFAEQVLFMASTEHSTGPLDPLAELRRTADSLQHTTTFKGSARWVDGSGLSRYNQFTPNVLIDLLSRIYARVPQQRLFALLPAAGQSGTLKSLDMKGKPYVFAKSGSMTGVYNLSGYVLTKRNRLLYFSIMHNNFTQTVSEMRRRTAELLKEVHERF